The Cervus canadensis isolate Bull #8, Minnesota chromosome 9, ASM1932006v1, whole genome shotgun sequence genome contains a region encoding:
- the WASF3 gene encoding wiskott-Aldrich syndrome protein family member 3 isoform X1, with amino-acid sequence MPLVKRNIEPRHLCRGALPEGITSELECVTNSTLAAIIRQLSSLSKHAEDIFGELFNEANNFYIRANSLQDRIDRLAVKVTQLDSTVEEVSLQDINMKKAFKSSTVQDQQVVSKNSIPNPVADIYNQSDKPPPLNILTPYRDDKKDGLKFYTDPSYFFDLWKEKMLQDTEDKRKEKRRQKEQKRIDGTTREVKKVRKARNRRQEWNMMAYDKELRPDTRLSQSTHHGASSEGSLSPDTRSHASDVTDYSYPATPNHSLHPQPGTPSYGAGDAPPHGPAAQAPEHEFRPPSASARHLALNRPQQPPPPPPQAAEGPQAPAPVAPADYGILPAQITEYYSPSGPPPPPPPPVIPSAQTAFVCPLQMPLQPPFPASAGSTYAGPPHPPSGGLVVTAPPPPGPPPPPPGPPGAGSSLSSSPMHAPPGAEAKRQEAAQPPVSDARSDLLAAIRMGIQLKKVQEQREQEAKREPVGNDVATILSRRIAVEYSDSDDDSEFDENDWSD; translated from the exons ATGCCCTTAGTGAAGAGGAACATCGAGCCCCGGCACCTGTGCCGGGGAGCCCTGCCCGAGGGCATCACCAGCGAGCTTGAGTGTGTGACCAACAGCACCCTGGCCGCCATCATCCGCCAGCTGAGCAGTCTGA GCAAACATGCTGAGGACATATTCGGAGAGCTGTTTAACGAGGCCAACAACTTCTACATCCGCGCGAACTCTCTGCAGGACAGGATTGATCGCCTCGCTGTTAAGGTCACCCAGCTGGATTCCACGGTGGAAGAGG TGTCACTACAGGATATCAACATGAAAAAAGCTTTCAAAAGTTCCACAGTCCAAGACCAGCAGGtggtttcaaagaacagcattcCTAATCCTGTTGCTGACATTTACAACCAGAGTGATAAACCACCTCCTCTGAACATCCTTACACCGTACAG AGATGATAAGAAGGATGGGCTGAAGTTCTATACTGATCCTTCCTATTTCTTTGACCtctggaaagaaaaaatgttacagGACAcggaagacaaaaggaaagagaaaagacgtcaaaag GAGCAAAAGCGTATAGATGGCACAACCCGGGAGGTGAAAAAGGTTAGAAAAGCCAGAAACAGGCGCCAAGAATGGAATATGATGGCGTATGACAAAGAGCTTAGACCCGACACCAGGTTATCCCAGAGCACACACCACGGAGCGTCTTCTGAAGGATCCTTGTCCCCAGAcactag GTCCCACGCATCGGATGTCACGGATTACTCGTACCCGGCCACCCCCAACCACTCTCTGCACCCGCAGCCTGGGACCCCTTCCTACGGAGCAGGTGACGCGCCTCCCCATGGGCCGGCAGCCCAGGCCCCCGAGCATGAGTTCCGGCCCCCATCGGCCTCGGCCCGACACCTGGCCCTGAACAGGCCCCAgcagcccccgccgcccccgccgcagGCTGCGGAGGGCCCCCAGGCCCCCGCGCCCGTGGCCCCAGCCGACTACGG GATTCTGCCGGCTCAGATCACGGAGTATTACAGCCCCTCAGgacccccgccgcccccgcccccgcccgtgATCCCCTCTGCACAAACTGCTTTCGTCTGCCCCCTCCAGATGCCCCTGCAgccccccttccctgcctccGCCGGCTCCACCTATGCcggccctccccaccctccctcggGTGGGCTTGTGGTCACGGCCCCGCCGCCCCCgggccccccgccgcccccgcctgGCCCTCCAGGTGCCGGCTCCTCGCTCTCCTCCTCCCCAATGCACGCCCCCCCGGGGGCCGAGGCCAAGAGGCAGGAGGCTGCGCAGCCGCCGGTCAGCGATGCCCGCAGCGACCTGCTCGCCGCCATCCGGATGG GGATTCAGCTGAAGAAGGTGCAGGAGCAGCGGGAGCAGGAGGCCAAGCGCGAGCCGGTGGGCAACGACGTGGCCACCATCCTGTCCCGGCGCATCGCCGTCGAGTACAGCGACTCGGACGACGACTCGGAGTTCGATGAGAACGACTGGTCCGACTGA
- the WASF3 gene encoding wiskott-Aldrich syndrome protein family member 3 isoform X2 has product MPLVKRNIEPRHLCRGALPEGITSELECVTNSTLAAIIRQLSSLSKHAEDIFGELFNEANNFYIRANSLQDRIDRLAVKVTQLDSTVEEVSLQDINMKKAFKSSTVQDQQVVSKNSIPNPVADIYNQSDKPPPLNILTPYRDDKKDGLKFYTDPSYFFDLWKEKMLQDTEDKRKEKRRQKRERHKLNPSRSQQISVRKVRTRREEWERRKMGIEFMSDARRLQQAGGAAEPRTPAGSHASDVTDYSYPATPNHSLHPQPGTPSYGAGDAPPHGPAAQAPEHEFRPPSASARHLALNRPQQPPPPPPQAAEGPQAPAPVAPADYGILPAQITEYYSPSGPPPPPPPPVIPSAQTAFVCPLQMPLQPPFPASAGSTYAGPPHPPSGGLVVTAPPPPGPPPPPPGPPGAGSSLSSSPMHAPPGAEAKRQEAAQPPVSDARSDLLAAIRMGIQLKKVQEQREQEAKREPVGNDVATILSRRIAVEYSDSDDDSEFDENDWSD; this is encoded by the exons ATGCCCTTAGTGAAGAGGAACATCGAGCCCCGGCACCTGTGCCGGGGAGCCCTGCCCGAGGGCATCACCAGCGAGCTTGAGTGTGTGACCAACAGCACCCTGGCCGCCATCATCCGCCAGCTGAGCAGTCTGA GCAAACATGCTGAGGACATATTCGGAGAGCTGTTTAACGAGGCCAACAACTTCTACATCCGCGCGAACTCTCTGCAGGACAGGATTGATCGCCTCGCTGTTAAGGTCACCCAGCTGGATTCCACGGTGGAAGAGG TGTCACTACAGGATATCAACATGAAAAAAGCTTTCAAAAGTTCCACAGTCCAAGACCAGCAGGtggtttcaaagaacagcattcCTAATCCTGTTGCTGACATTTACAACCAGAGTGATAAACCACCTCCTCTGAACATCCTTACACCGTACAG AGATGATAAGAAGGATGGGCTGAAGTTCTATACTGATCCTTCCTATTTCTTTGACCtctggaaagaaaaaatgttacagGACAcggaagacaaaaggaaagagaaaagacgtcaaaag agagagagacacaAGCTGAATCCCAGCAGAAGCCAGCAGATAAGTGTGAGAAAAGTCAGGACCAGAAGAGAAgagtgggagagaaggaagatgggCATTGAGTTCATGAGTGACGCGAGGAGGCTGCAGCAGGCAGGGGGCGCGGCAGAGCCCAGGACGCCCGCCGG GTCCCACGCATCGGATGTCACGGATTACTCGTACCCGGCCACCCCCAACCACTCTCTGCACCCGCAGCCTGGGACCCCTTCCTACGGAGCAGGTGACGCGCCTCCCCATGGGCCGGCAGCCCAGGCCCCCGAGCATGAGTTCCGGCCCCCATCGGCCTCGGCCCGACACCTGGCCCTGAACAGGCCCCAgcagcccccgccgcccccgccgcagGCTGCGGAGGGCCCCCAGGCCCCCGCGCCCGTGGCCCCAGCCGACTACGG GATTCTGCCGGCTCAGATCACGGAGTATTACAGCCCCTCAGgacccccgccgcccccgcccccgcccgtgATCCCCTCTGCACAAACTGCTTTCGTCTGCCCCCTCCAGATGCCCCTGCAgccccccttccctgcctccGCCGGCTCCACCTATGCcggccctccccaccctccctcggGTGGGCTTGTGGTCACGGCCCCGCCGCCCCCgggccccccgccgcccccgcctgGCCCTCCAGGTGCCGGCTCCTCGCTCTCCTCCTCCCCAATGCACGCCCCCCCGGGGGCCGAGGCCAAGAGGCAGGAGGCTGCGCAGCCGCCGGTCAGCGATGCCCGCAGCGACCTGCTCGCCGCCATCCGGATGG GGATTCAGCTGAAGAAGGTGCAGGAGCAGCGGGAGCAGGAGGCCAAGCGCGAGCCGGTGGGCAACGACGTGGCCACCATCCTGTCCCGGCGCATCGCCGTCGAGTACAGCGACTCGGACGACGACTCGGAGTTCGATGAGAACGACTGGTCCGACTGA